Proteins from a single region of Synergistaceae bacterium:
- a CDS encoding M15 family metallopeptidase yields MMTKIFAVFALSLCIISPAFSADKISVDSSDFVLLSEAVPDAILEIRYYSTYNFVGSRIRGYERPVAYLTKAAAKALREVSDELVAKGYRLKIFDAYRPQTAVNHFAEWAQKIDDTKMKEYFYPELDKSVLFEQDYIMYKSGHSRGSTVDLTLFDMSTERESDMGGTFDYFGEKSHPDYKGITPRQYSNRMILREAMTKHGFKPLYSEWWHFTLENEPYPDTYFDFPVK; encoded by the coding sequence ATGATGACGAAAATTTTTGCGGTGTTCGCGCTTTCTCTGTGCATAATTTCTCCGGCGTTTTCTGCTGACAAAATCTCGGTGGATTCGTCTGACTTTGTGCTTTTGTCTGAGGCTGTCCCGGATGCAATACTTGAGATCCGCTACTACTCAACGTATAACTTTGTGGGCAGCAGGATTCGCGGGTATGAACGCCCTGTAGCATATCTCACAAAGGCCGCGGCAAAGGCATTGCGTGAAGTGAGTGATGAGCTTGTCGCGAAAGGTTACAGGCTGAAGATTTTTGACGCATACAGGCCGCAGACGGCAGTGAATCATTTTGCGGAATGGGCGCAGAAAATTGATGACACGAAAATGAAGGAGTACTTTTACCCGGAGTTAGACAAGTCTGTGCTTTTCGAGCAGGACTATATCATGTACAAGTCCGGGCATAGTCGCGGAAGCACGGTTGATTTGACGCTGTTCGACATGAGTACGGAGCGAGAGTCAGACATGGGCGGGACGTTCGACTATTTCGGGGAGAAGTCGCACCCTGACTACAAGGGAATCACGCCGAGACAGTACAGCAATCGTATGATTCTCCGCGAGGCCATGACAAAGCACGGGTTCAAGCCGCTTTATTCAGAGTGGTGGCACTTCACGCTTGAGAATGAGCCGTACCCCGACACGTATTTTGATTTCCCGGTGAAGTAA